GATGTGCAGGTGGTCATGATCAGCACGGGGTATGTGCCACCGCCCTTGGTTGGCACTCCAGGGCTGACTACGCTCATGAAAACACAAGTCGGTCCTAGAACCAAATTTGTGGGTTACGATGCCATCTTCAGAACCTTCTCCCTTCTATCTTTATCCAAAGGAAGGTATGGCGGTTCGCTCGAATTTCCCAAATGTCCCTTTGCCCGGTGCTCATGACGCACTACAGACTCTCCATCGTGCTAGCGGCATAGGATCTTACTCAGGGTCAATGGCTTAGTACCGCATTGGAGTGACTCAATACATGGTTTTGCAAGTTCTGCCACTTGTCCCTTCATTTTCAGTATTGATCTTGAAAAACCGCGAGCAGGAGGATGTTGAATCTCAGAATTTGAATGCATATCCACATGTTCAATTGAGTTGTGGAGATTGCCCCTACCTTATTTGTAAAGGTTTTGGTCACCTCCTTTAAGGTCACAGTTAGtggatgttggagatatgcccaagaggcaataataaagtggttattatatatctttgtgtttatgataaatgtttatataccatgctataattgtattaaccgaaacattgatacatgtgtgctatgtaaacaacaaggagtccctagtaagcctcttgtataactagcttgttgattaatatatgattatagtttcgtgatcatgaacattggatgttattaataacaaggttatgtcattggttgaatgatataatggacacacacccatatgagcgtagcataagatcaagtcattaagttcaacttgctataagctttcgatacatagttacctagtccttcgaccatgagatcatgtaaatcacttacaccggaaggatgctttgattacctcaaacgccactgcgtaaatgagtggttataaaggtgggattaagtatttggaaagtgtgggttgaggcatatggatcaatagtgggatttgtccatcccgatgacggatagatatactctgggccctctcggtggaatgttgtctaattagcttgcaagcatgtgactggttcacaagatatgacataccacgatacgagtaaagagtacttgtcggtaacgaggttgaataaggtatagagataccgatgatcaaagggAATcaatatcgtatgtaaatggttcaatcgatcactaagttatcgttgaatatgtgggagccattatggatctccagatcctgttattggttattgctcggatacatagttacctagtcctttcgaccatgagatcatataaatcacttatgccggaagggtactttgattacatcaaacgccactgcgtaaatgtgtggttataaaggtgggattaggtatccggaaagtatgagttgaggcatatggatcaacagtgggatttgtccatcccgatgacggatagatatactctgggccctctcggtggaatgtcgtctaattagttcgcaaacatatgaatggttcataagagaccacataccatggtacgagtaaagagtacttgtcaagagacgaggttgaacaaggtatagagataccgatgatcaaacctcggacaagtaaaatatcgcgtgagaaaaggaatcggtatcgtatgtagatggttcattcgatcactaagtcatcgttgaatatgtgggagccattatggatctccagatcccgctattggttattgatcggagagaagtctcaaccatgtctgcatagttcgcgaaccgtagggtgacacacttatggtttgatgtcgtttgagtagatatggaatatggaatggagttcgaagttttgttcggagtctcggatgggatccaggacatcacgaggagttccggaatggtccggagaataagattcgtatataggaagtcattttataagtttgaaaatgatccggtgcatttatggaaggttctagaaggttctagaaaagtccggaagaaatcactatggaaggcggagtcccggagggactccactagcatggccggccaaccctaagggggaggagtcccaggtggactccacctaaggtggccggccaccccacctcaaggaaaggtgggagtcccaccttgagtaggactcccttcttgagtaggtttcccacctatggcaagttttgttgttggagtcttattcgaagacttggactacaactcttgggggcttccacctatatgatgaggagccaaggggaggggccggccacaccaaagcctcctaggccgcagcccccaatggccggcgccctagaccccctctctccccaaaccctagcgcccctcctccacatatctctcccgcagtgcataggcgaagccctgccggagatctccaccaccaccgccaccatgccgtcgtgttgccgggattccgaggaggatccactacttccgctgcccgctggaacagggaggaggacgtcgtcttcatcaacaccttacgtgtgaccgagtacggaggtgctacccgattgtggcaccgtcaagatcttctacgcgcttttgaaagcggcaagtgatcatcttctgcaacaacgagatctaatctcgtaggctttggaaatcttcaagggttagtctcgtgatcccctcgttgctaccgtcttctagattagatcttggcttgtgttttcgttcttgcggtaggaaattttttgttttctatgctacgaatcccatcagtggaatCGCCTTTGTGGTCGGAAGGAACTAAGGGAATACATCTGCGGGTCTCCATTGTGGTTATTTCTATCTTtcggatgaagcctggtgaccgggtgtatacgtgagcacgcggtgaGAGTCTGACACATGTCCGACGGTGTTAGCTTGTTCTGCCGTTACCATGCGATTTCTTTTTTATTCACTTTTCCACCATCCACTCCGCCGCTGCCTATCCTGCTCAAATTAATTACGGAGATATCGATGAAGGGTAAGGGCGTGTTTGTTAGCCCGGGTCACTAGAGAAAGACATTCTCAACCCATACAAGCTGACCTTATACAAGCTCAGGTGAGATTTTACCACTCGTTTGGTAGATCGGGTGTGCTCACACATGCTAAATAGAGATGGTGTTTGGTGAGGCAATCTGAGCTCAACCGAGCTGGTCTGATTTTTTTACACAAAGAACCTCAAACAGAAAAATTGAAAGCAATCAGGTCCCTAAAAGCTAAAacgaaaagcaatcgggtccctgagaaatcgccgccggcgagagaaGCGGCCGCCGGCGAGATGAGCGGCCGCCGGTGAGAGGCCGTGGCGGGTGCTCGACGGAGGGCGGCGCATGGCCGAGACCGTGGCGGCACGTGGCCGAGGCCGGGGAGGCCGGTCGAGGCCGAGGCTGTGGAGGCCGGTGAGGTGGCGGCGCAGCCGGCGCGTCGGTGAGGTGGCGGCGCAAGCCGTAGTCGGGAAGGCGGCGGCACAGGATGAAGTCGGGGAGGCGGCGGCGTTGTCCCGTGTCTGGCCATGGCGGCGCTGTCCCGTGGCGGCGCTGGCCTGTGCGTGGCCGACGGGAGAggagcaagaagaagatggaaTACGGGGGGAAATGGGCCTGCGGGGCTGTGACCCCTAGCTGGCTGCCTCGCACACGCAGCCCGCGGTGGCTTTTTCCGTATGAGCTCAGCTCGGTTGAGTAGAGAAGCTCAATCTGAGCTTCGCTCTCCGGCAGGGCTAAGGCCTCTTTTTCGTATCATGTGGGCAGTGCCCAGTTGACCCGAGCCGGTTTAACAAACAACATCTCTTAGAAAAAAGTGGGATGAGGTGAGAAAATCTGAGCTACCAAACAGGCCCTAAGTTGCTCTCTTCTTATCCCATCGTCTCCACTCTTCCTGACAAGAGAAAGGGGATTTGAGGTTGAAACTGCCGCCGCCCCGCATCTCAAGCGGTCCGCCGGACTTGGAGATGTTAACCTGCTGAACAAGCGGCTTCCCCACCAGCGAGGGAAGAGGGGATTGACGGGCTGCGCGGAGGCCGGCTTCAGGGACGGACGCGGCGATGCCGACCAGAAGACGTGTGTTATttgggccgccatggccgcccctTGGTCCAGGAGTGCAGGGAACCAGGGCGGCGTTCCAGAGCGagctggccgccatggccgcccctTGGTCCTGGAGCTGGCCGCCAAGTCCACGCGAAGCCTTCGCGATCCGCGTCCAGCTCCTCCATCATCGCGCCCACCTCCCGGCCTCCCGCGGACTCGCTCGGCGGCGACGTGATGGCGTGAGACACCGTAGCGAGCTCTGGCAGGGAGATCCTTCCGTCGCCGTCCGCGTCGAGCTGGAGACGGAGGCGGCCGCGCCGTCGCGGAAGCCCACGCTCGCCAAGAAGCCCGGGAGGATGGTGCCGGAGGGAGACAGCGATGCATcgttggagaagaaggagagaCGTAGGGCGAGGCCGGCGACGCACCAGAACTGACCCCAGGATCGATCTGTGCATCTTCTTTCGGCCATAAGCACATCGATTAAGGAAAGTTCCTTCCTGGCGCTGGCCGATAGTGACGACCTGGCCGCGGGGTTCATTGAGGCTGTTCCTGGTCAATCAACTATGGAAACCGGCGTAGCCTGAAAATCAGTACTGTACTTTTTTTGGTTCTTTGCTGTTCACCCGTGACCCACATGCTCAGAGTCCACACTACCCGCGTGCCGCCGTCCGCCGTCGGCGCGCTCGTCGTCAACTGCAGCGGCTTCTGCCCGGTGCCGTCGCTCACGGCCATCATCGTCAACCGCTACGGGATGCGGAGCGACGTCAAGACCTTCAACCTCTCCGGCATGGGCTGCAGCGCGGGCTCCGTCGGCGTGGACGTCGCGGCCGGCGTCCTGCGTGCGCACGCCATGTCGTACGCCGTCGTCGTCAGCGCCGAGATCCTCACGGTCGGGTGGTACTTCGGCAAGGACCACGGAAAGCTCCTCCTCAACTGCAACTTCCGCACCGGCTGCTCCGCCGTGCTTGTAACGAACAACATGGCGGCGCCGGTGAAGTACCGGCTCGTCAACATGACGCGCACGAACACGACGGCCAACGACCGGAGCTACCGCGCGGGGTAccgggaggaggacgacgagggcATCACCGGCTTCACGCTCGGCCATGGCGTCGGCCGCATGGTCAGCGAGCTGCTGCGCGCGCACCTCGTCAAGCTCAGCCTCTCCATCCTGCCTTGGCGCGAGAAGGCGCGCTACACGCCCGCGTTGCTAGTGTCGATGCGCCGGCGAGGGCAAGACAAGCTCGCCGGCAGCAGTGTCTCCGGCGCGGCGCGGATGCCAGACTTCCGCGCGGCGGCGGACCACTTCTGCCTGCCGTCATCGGGGAAGCCAATGATACTGCGACTGGGAAGGGGGCTCGGACTGGGCGAGAGGGAGATGGAGGCGGCGCTCATGGGCGAGAGGGAAATCAGTACTTTTTTGGTTCTTTGCTGTTCACCCGTGACCCACATGTTCAGAGTCCACACTACACCCTGTCGTGCATGCAGCCTTGCTTGTCGAGAGAACATAAAGAAGCAGGTTCACGCCGTTTGGTGTTCGTGTGTCGAGAACCGGATCTCAAAGCAGATCATGCGGTATCTAgagggtgctcacgtatacacctagtCACCAAATCCTACATACTTGTATCATTATTTACTTGCTTGCTTAAAATCCACAGGGTGAATTTTCCTTTGTGTCAAGTCCTAAAGTTGAAAATGAACTAAAAAATGCTAGCACCACCTCTAATCGCTCATACCAATCCTTTCAACTAGTCTTCCTACATCGCCAAGGGAAACTTCCCTATTCTTCGACCTCGCGCGAGCCAAAGTCAACAAGGCAACATGTGGGTGGACGAGCCCGAGCTCTCCGATGCAGCCACTGCCATCAACTGGATCCAAGGTGGCAATTCAACCACCAATCTTGTCTCCCCGACTATCCGAACATGATCGTGTGCGCGCTGCTCGACTGCCTGGTGACTACAAGTGTACATGTATATTGTAGCTAGTTTTAAAAGTAAAAGTATCGAACCACGGGGAGCTATTTGGTTAAGGTCGTTATGCCCCTTGTCACTATCTATTGAAGGATACTTATAAGATGTCCTTGTTTCCAAGTAAGAGTGTTTAAAGAAAATTCTTTCGTGTGTAAATTAATGACTGAAAAGTAAAGTAAATAGAAAGACAATCACGATGTAAATATTAATAACATTTAGAGCTCTGGCCTTTGATTCATAGGGTAGGAAAatcataggaataggaaaaaatataggattgcaatgtcatggctagttgaatcttacgggaagatgaagtatgtttgactgtagcaaaggaattttttcatgaggtatgacctcATGTTTTTTCCCTATAGGATTTACACtataagattcctataggatttattcctataggatattttcctatgaatcaaacaacatgtgtaGGAAATTTTTCTATAGGAATtttaatcctacataattcctatgaaattcctatgaatcaaaggggcCCTTAGTAAGGCGAGATGTTCCCGGAGAATGTAGGATCTACCTCTAGCATTGGTATTAATCATGATTAGGATAAATCTATGTCATTCACTCTTTGTTTATAACATGAGTGTAGAGAGTTCGATAAAAAGATGATGACAGAAAACCATATGATATTTCATCCTGAATAACCACTACGATAAGATCGTAAGCAAGCCATTTCGATCCCTCACAATTAAGGGATTCTCCGTGATATTGGTATAAGCTTTGTGAATCTTTCCTTATCCTTGACCATATGAATAGCACGTCGCCACGTTATGTCACTTAGCACCAAACATACTACCACATGTCTAATTGTAATTCCTTCTCTAGGCCTGAAGGAAAATATTACATGATCCCTATCTAGAGAGAAAACTAACACATAATCATAAACTAGAGTTATAAATTATATTTATTTCATATCATAATattgctagggtttctccatctccccaagaacaaGCAGGTGAACCACTCACTCATGGACAACAGTGAACAACATCTTCATATACATATGGAATGAATACGAGTATATGGATGAATACAAGTACAAATCCACAATAGCAATTGGAATTAAACAACAAAATGTGAGTAAATGAGATGgaaatggtgatggtgatgaagatgcagcggttaatgatgatggtgatgatgcctTGGTTTCCAATGATCCGTGTAGCAGCGAGAATGATGCCCTCTACAAGTTTTCAGGGGTGAGATTTCTGCGAGTTGTGGTGTCTGTGAATGTCAGATGGTAGATATTTCTTCATGTGGTGAAACTATTTGACGAGGCAGTGGTGGTGCTACATGGCGGTTTAAAATACTGAGTATTTGATTTTGTATCATAAATATTTATAGTTTAAAAGATGTTGCCTTCTGACCAAGTTTATAGGCTTTGTTTATTGGAATGGAGGGAGCAGTAAACAGTTAACGACAACGAGTAAAAGTAAAACATTAGTTACTGGAACGCCCGATTACTGAACGTCAATCGAAGCTTTAACTGAAATTCCGCCATGACCGAGGCCCTCTTTGGCTCCTCTTCTCAGCCTCCGGGATAGTGTTCATCGTGTGTGTGTGCGAGTGGCTGCGCATCCAGGGCCGCGGCAGATTCGCCGGCCGGACTCGACATGGCGTGGATCTGGATGGTCCCGGCGGCCGGCGCCGTCCTCCTGTGGGCGGTTTCCCTCGGGCGGATACTCTCCTCCTCCACGCCATACAGCCTGCCACCGAGCCCTCGATTCCCACCCCCTCTCCGCAGCGACAAGAGGACCAGGAACGTCCTCCTGGTGCTCGCACACCCCGACGACGAGTCCATGTATGTCGCACTCGTCTCTCTCATCCTCTACTCTATTTGGTGCACGCAAGGTGCTCGACGAAATTCATGTCTCGTCCCACTCGGGTCGCAAGTTGCGTAGGTCATGTAGTAACTGGAATGGCGACCGAGAAAATTGTGGAAAGGATAATGATCAGTGTGTATAGTTTGATTAGGACAAACACAAGTTGCGCCTCCGGTTCGGCGCCTTGACCTGTTCTACCATGTTTCTTAAGGTTGCTTTCCTCTTATGTGAAATCCTTGtgttaccaatgcaggtttttcaCCCCAACCATACTTTTCCTCAAGTCAAAAGGTCACAGCATTCACATCTTGTGCATGTCCCTGGGTAAGATTGCTACCATGTTGTCATGTATGTCCCTATTCTCTGTGCATATTCCTGTATGTACAGGAGAAATCATCTTGTCCATCCATTCGTCCAGCCAAAATACGGAATACACACCCATGGACTAGTTTCTGTTGAAACATACTTTGAACAGTACTAGCATTAGTGTCGACCATTAGGAAGTACACACCACCCACTTTTGCATCCAAGAGTATGTAGATAGGGAGCCGCGATCCATTCTCTCTATGCTGGAGGACTTGGAGAAGGTTATGTGATCTGCATGACCTGAATAACTTGTCCCCCCTGCCAATTTCGATGTAACTTGCCTCTGATATGCATGTGCAAAAGTCTATATGCATGGTAATGCTTGCTGATTACCAGCCATGGCTGTCAACAAATTAAAAGGAACATATGTCTCAAGTACAAATGAGGCTTTGGGAATGTAATATTCTGATGTACTTGTCTTTATTTGTGTGTAGATCACAGCTAaaaacatgtgtttatgaaaatTGTACATACATACTACACGTCTATATGTGCTTGCATGTTTTTGAGATTTGGAAATGAAGTTTTTGATATTTGTAAGAAACACAGGGAGCTATTTCTACTTTTCAATGTTCTGGTACCAAATAGTTATTTTTCTCCTGGCTTACTCAAACGGCACGCAATATATCCTGAACGTTTTACCACCAGAAATCAGTTACTTGTAATGAAAATACCGATGTAATGCATACTAGAGCACCAATGCTCTCTTCTTTCGGCTTATACACATGTGCGGACTGCAGAGTTAATCTTTCTCAGTGGTTACTGCTGTTTCTATAGGTAATGCTGATGGTCTTGGAAATATTCGTAAAGAAGAACTATACAAAGCCTGTGCAGCTCTTAAGGTACTCAAGTCCTACACTGCTCCATAGTGTACCCCTTTGAGAGCACGTTTTTCTTCAGCTCTTGACAGGACTTTCATAATTGCAGATTCCAGATGAgcaagttgaagtcttggaccaTCAAAAGCTACAGGTCACTCATTTTTCATAGTTCAGATACTATTCCAAACACAAGTGACAGTTGAGCATACCCAATGTATATTGTAGGATGGATTTCAAGAAAAGTGGGATCACAGACTATTAGCAGAACTTACCATGGAGCAGATCCGTCTATGGGATATTGACACGGTAATGAGTTCATCTCAGTCCTCGCATGAATTCAGAGTCATAATATTATGATTTCCTTGATTGTTGCACCATATTTGAAATTATCAAACTTGGAGGAACAAATATGCAAATGTGTTGATCACCTATTACATGTAATATGAGAAAGTTTGACTATTTACCATGGCAACAATATTACTTTTATATACTTCCCGATCAATGAGTGTTATACTTGTTCAAAGGAACATCTATTACATGTAATATGAGCAAGTTTGACTATTTACCATGACAGCAATATTACTTTTATATACTTCCCGATCAATGAGTGTTATACTTGTTCAAaggaacttttgacaacctcttgCTAATCCTGCTTGTTCCTGAGCAAAGCCATGTTATCTTATACACTATACTAGTCATCACACATCCCCGAATCTCAACACAATTTCTATGCGAACAGTTACTAGTATATCATATATTGTGCAATTCAAATACGTTTATCTCCTTCCTATGGACCTATAAAGTGTGATTATTTGCATTTAATTTTACTTCCATTGTCCCTACTTACTACTGCAATATTTCATGATGTTTTAGATTGTGACCTTTGATTCATGTGGAGTATCAGGTCATCCGAATCACTGCGACGTTCATCATGGTATAAGGTCAGTCAACTTGTTGAACACCTTATGATTAGCACCATATGTCCATATCATAAATATGTTTTTAAACTTCATTCTGGCATTGTGAACTTCGTCAGGAGAAGCTGTTTCAGCATCACATCCTTATCAATTCCCTGTGTTGCAAAAGCTTTATTTTTTCTTGTGTGTAATGGTAACCTAATTCCTAGTCATACTAATATAAGGAGGCTAACCCCGTTTCCCATTGCCACACACCTCTGCATACTAAAGGGCTACTGCACGACTCCATCCCCTACATGCATATATGAGTTGATTTAAAGAAGGTTGCAATAGAATAATCAGACTAATTCTTGTGGTGCCAACTTGCCGCAAATTTGGCGTATACCATATTAGCATTTTTATACACTTTTAGTTTTCACACAATGCTGTTACAATGTGGATGTCCATACTGGTGACATCAGAATACCAGGTTCTGATCTCTTTTTGGTTGCGGTGAGCTGCGCTCATTCTGTCGCTAACTAGTTTCTCTATTTTTTGTTTTAATTATGGTTTTTACATGTTTGGATTACATTCAGATGCCTATTATATTTATGTGGTATATTTTTAGTCTATTGTTCTAGAGTCTAAACAGCATAATTTTTCTTGTGAACAGCAAGCTTCTTCATGAGAACCAGCAAGGAAGCATTGAAGCATGGGAACTTGTAAGGGTTTTTCTCGAGAGCCTTGATCATCATCCCTTTCATTCTACAGTCTGAAAGAGCATATGAATATTTTGTTGATTTTCTGTATGGTATGCTTAAAATATTCATCTCACCATTTCCATAATCAAACTAGTTCTCTGAAAGATGTATTGACACGCTGTCCAtctccttttattcttttatcaaTGTTGTTGGCACTTAAGCTAGTTATAAACTGAATGACATCTGACATGGGGAACAATAAATTAGTTGTGTTCTTATGCGCAGTTTTGAACAATAGCAGTCAGTTTGATATCTGAAAATGTAGTCCGTCTTTGTACTGCACAAATTACTATGGCCTCCATCCTTTGTTTTTCTGAGCAGTACGGATGTGCCCATGTACCATAGTCCATAGATTTCTTTCTTGGAGAAAACTAGCATCTAAAAGTTAAGAcaattgattctggtttctttggaaATGTAGGTAAGCCTGAACATGTTCCGCAAGTACAGTGGTCCAGTTGACATCTGGCTATCTTCTTTGATTTCTTCAAGCTCAAAACAACCAATATGTTGTTTAGTTAACTGCAGCCCATCCCGAACCTTTGAGGCAATGGCTGCACACAGAAGTCAGTGGGTTTGGTAAGTATAATTAGTCTTCTCTACATTGACACATAACCTCTGTTGTCTTGGTTTAGAAATTCCGACCTCAGCAGAATCATAAGGTCAATTCATAACCTTTATCAAGTGAAATAAGATTTTAAACATAGCATAACTATGTGTAATACTCTCTTTGAAGAAATGATGACATTGCCAAACATATAGTAATTTGTTTGACTAGATTTTTTTTGGTTAGACTTGTTCCATTTTTAGGAAAAATTGTTTGACTGGTAGACAGGTTGTTGGCAGCTTGACATAAGCCTGTACTAACTGCAATATTCAATTTCTCAACTTCAAATTATGCCACGCCCAACAATTAATGAAGCTCCGGTTATCTATCTCAGAATTCTCAATGCCGTTGGTTTTGTAGGCCGTGCATTATATTTACGAAAGTCAACatattccttttgttcttgtaggTTCAGGCGATTGTTCGTTAGGTTCTCAAGTTACACATACATGAACATGCTCCGGAAAATTTAGCATTTGATGGATGCCATGTCAAAGCAACAAGAGTCTCGGTATCAAGAAGCTTCTTCAGAAGTAGTACAAGACAACGGTGTTGGCGTGCTTCCACTGGATTAGATGAAATCAAGGGTACAGATATGTTTATGGGCACGGTTTGATGGCTGCGAGATACTGAAACTATTGATCCCCCTGCAGAGATGCAGGCAATGACAGTCCCTCTTGTAAGAAACTCCAGTGTTAGCTATTTGAAGAAACTTCAGTGTTACTGCTGGTGGCAATGGCGGTTGAATGGCTGTTGTTTTTACTGTTTACTGCGGTGTAAATTTGTGATTGGTGCAAAATGAAAATCATTAAAGGCAAGTACAATGCAAGATGCTTATAGAGCAGCCACTAACACAGGCGCTTAAATCGGCAGTTGTTTCATGCAGCAAGCGCCAAAAGCCTGGCAGCCTTTTTATGTACTGAATCAGCAAGCTCTCTTATTTATGTGTCGCTACCAGAGTAACCACCGGGAACTAGCCAAAACGGCTGGGATTTAATTTCTAGCGAGCATGTATAAGAGCCGCAGTGTGGCTGCTCTTAGGGAGGTGTTTACAAAAAT
This region of Lolium perenne isolate Kyuss_39 chromosome 2, Kyuss_2.0, whole genome shotgun sequence genomic DNA includes:
- the LOC127328208 gene encoding 3-ketoacyl-CoA synthase 10-like yields the protein MLRVHTTRVPPSAVGALVVNCSGFCPVPSLTAIIVNRYGMRSDVKTFNLSGMGCSAGSVGVDVAAGVLRAHAMSYAVVVSAEILTVGWYFGKDHGKLLLNCNFRTGCSAVLVTNNMAAPVKYRLVNMTRTNTTANDRSYRAGYREEDDEGITGFTLGHGVGRMVSELLRAHLVKLSLSILPWREKARYTPALLVSMRRRGQDKLAGSSVSGAARMPDFRAAADHFCLPSSGKPMILRLGRGLGLGEREMEAALMGEREIR
- the LOC127331154 gene encoding probable N-acetylglucosaminyl-phosphatidylinositol de-N-acetylase, with product MAWIWMVPAAGAVLLWAVSLGRILSSSTPYSLPPSPRFPPPLRSDKRTRNVLLVLAHPDDESMFFTPTILFLKSKGHSIHILCMSLGNADGLGNIRKEELYKACAALKIPDEQVEVLDHQKLQDGFQEKWDHRLLAELTMEQIRLWDIDTIVTFDSCGVSGHPNHCDVHHGISKLLHENQQGSIEAWELVSLNMFRKYSGPVDIWLSSLISSSSKQPICCLVNCSPSRTFEAMAAHRSQWVWFRRLFVRFSSYTYMNMLRKI